A single genomic interval of Luteolibacter sp. Y139 harbors:
- a CDS encoding nuclear transport factor 2 family protein, with protein sequence MNPRPPLPPFTEETALQKVQAAEDAWNTRDPQRVSLAYTEDTEWRNRTDFLNGREEVVAFLTKKWQRELDYRLKKTLWAFTGNRIAVRFEYEWHDETGQWWRSHGNENWEFDEHGYMARRYASINDQPITEAERKFRWSRES encoded by the coding sequence ATGAATCCACGCCCGCCACTCCCACCCTTCACCGAAGAAACCGCCCTCCAAAAGGTCCAGGCCGCCGAAGACGCATGGAACACCCGCGATCCGCAACGGGTCTCCCTCGCCTACACCGAAGACACCGAATGGCGGAACCGCACCGACTTCCTCAACGGCCGCGAGGAGGTCGTCGCGTTTCTAACAAAGAAGTGGCAGCGCGAGCTCGACTATCGCCTGAAGAAAACCCTGTGGGCCTTCACCGGCAACCGCATCGCCGTGCGCTTCGAATACGAATGGCACGACGAAACCGGCCAGTGGTGGCGCAGCCATGGCAATGAAAACTGGGAGTTCGATGAACACGGCTACATGGCCCGCCGCTATGCCAGCATCAACGACCAGCCCATCACTGAAGCGGAGCGCAAGTTCCGATGGTCGCGGGAGTCGTGA
- a CDS encoding pyridoxamine 5'-phosphate oxidase family protein, whose translation MAHKFLEVAFTPAVRAAQQHYYGRSQSLPPAIQNDPLGPDEIDFIESRDSFYLSSVNETGWPYVQHRGGPAGFAKVISPNEIAFADYKGNRQMLSTGNLAVNDRVCLFLMDYPQRVRLKLLGHAEVLDAREHPELVAQIAAPDMVKLTERIFRIRIVSYDWNCPKYITPRYTAAEVTEAIAPLKARIAELESQLHPPTSP comes from the coding sequence ATGGCCCACAAATTCCTCGAAGTCGCCTTCACCCCGGCGGTGCGGGCCGCACAGCAGCACTACTATGGCCGCTCCCAATCGCTCCCTCCGGCGATCCAAAACGATCCGTTGGGGCCGGATGAGATTGATTTCATCGAATCACGCGACAGCTTCTACCTGTCCAGCGTCAATGAGACCGGCTGGCCTTATGTCCAACACCGCGGCGGCCCGGCGGGCTTCGCGAAAGTCATCTCGCCGAATGAAATCGCCTTCGCCGACTACAAGGGCAACCGCCAGATGCTCAGCACCGGCAATCTCGCCGTGAACGACCGGGTATGCCTGTTCCTCATGGACTATCCCCAGCGCGTGCGGCTCAAACTGCTCGGCCACGCCGAGGTGCTCGATGCCCGCGAGCATCCCGAATTGGTCGCCCAAATCGCCGCGCCCGATATGGTGAAGCTGACCGAGCGCATCTTCCGGATCCGGATCGTCTCCTACGACTGGAACTGCCCGAAGTACATCACCCCGCGCTACACTGCCGCCGAAGTGACTGAGGCGATCGCCCCTCTCAAGGCGCGCATCGCCGAACTCGAATCCCAACTCCATCCACCGACATCGCCATGA
- a CDS encoding LysR family transcriptional regulator encodes MIDRIRSLLAVIEEGSVNRAAVRLRITQPALSRQMKLLESEVGGRLLERGSSGVTPTGLGHALVKVMRPVVDSYDAALADVRRQARGFRSELRVGFLISAAQPILTPALERLRNTHPEIKLKLHDMSPKEQIDALEAGEIDLALIGQEGAVAARDFHSLKLGSLGVCAALSSGDPLAARKRIAIKDLAGRDFIGADEDHMPGRNRWIASLCRSAGFKPRFLSIIDGITHMLSMVASESAVTLLPDYFRAASHPGVTFVPVADANARWDLIVLWQRGKTSAATTALVAALKATAS; translated from the coding sequence GTGATTGATCGCATCCGTTCGTTGCTGGCCGTCATCGAAGAGGGCAGCGTCAACCGCGCCGCAGTCCGGCTACGCATCACCCAGCCCGCCCTGAGCCGGCAGATGAAACTGCTGGAATCTGAAGTCGGCGGGCGCCTGCTGGAGCGTGGATCCAGCGGTGTGACACCCACCGGCCTCGGCCACGCGCTGGTCAAGGTCATGCGTCCCGTCGTCGATTCCTACGATGCAGCGCTGGCCGACGTGCGTCGCCAAGCGCGCGGCTTCCGCTCGGAATTGCGCGTGGGATTCCTGATCTCCGCCGCGCAGCCCATCCTGACTCCTGCCCTCGAGCGGCTGCGCAACACGCATCCGGAGATCAAGCTCAAGCTCCACGACATGTCGCCCAAGGAACAGATCGACGCCTTGGAAGCCGGGGAGATCGATCTCGCCCTGATCGGCCAGGAAGGGGCGGTCGCCGCGCGTGATTTCCATAGCCTCAAGCTCGGCTCCCTCGGCGTGTGCGCCGCGCTTTCCTCCGGGGACCCGCTGGCAGCGCGGAAGCGGATCGCCATCAAGGATCTCGCCGGCCGCGATTTCATCGGCGCGGATGAAGATCATATGCCGGGAAGAAACCGCTGGATCGCTTCCCTCTGCCGGTCGGCTGGTTTCAAGCCGCGCTTCTTGTCGATCATCGACGGGATCACGCACATGCTGTCGATGGTGGCTTCCGAATCAGCGGTCACCTTGCTGCCGGATTACTTCAGGGCGGCCAGCCACCCGGGCGTCACCTTCGTGCCAGTCGCGGATGCGAATGCACGCTGGGACCTAATCGTGCTGTGGCAACGCGGCAAAACCTCCGCGGCCACAACCGCCCTCGTCGCCGCGCTCAAGGCGACCGCATCGTAG